From Blastochloris viridis, one genomic window encodes:
- a CDS encoding GumC family protein: MSGVDDTDERDPESARVRAAGVAPSIGRQVAVEAGRLPLAFNEPAEVDLGALGRSLWEKRKWILAPTLVAAAVTFVAVNLMTPVYTSESRILVENRESAAFRLEIERTSVADRTLVDPEAVTSQVQLLLSRDLGRQVVKELKLDERPEFNSGGSLLSLLLRLVGLGDDSRAAEERVLKAYFDRLRVYPIDKSRVIAVEFESRDRDLAAKVANAVAETYLGLQQLAKQDTTRQASNWLQGEIEKLRKKVAEAEGRVEAFRTQANLFVGVNNTQLSNQQLSELNTQLGTSRAQKSDAEAKARSIRGMLASGRPIEVSEILNSELIRRLVEQRVTLTAVLAEQSSTLLGQHPRIKELRAQISALEGQIRREADRMVRAFESDARIAEAREQQLAKDLEQMKRQAAGSNEQDVHLRALEREAKAQRDLLESYLARYRDSAARDTLSALPADARIISRATPSNVPSFPKKLPIIALVTLTVLVLSAGLLVSAELFSGRTPPSSPPNRSGRTAPDAEATRTELGEASAPAPGAPTLSDLVRERGAGMVAVAPANGSVDASPIVVRLARGLAVSGRAVLIELDPRQTGASLVGDPAAPGVVDLVRGTASFGQVIQRDRTSRLHIVPTGAPSPEIEDLLAADRLVVALSALAQTYDHVILAAPPATALAKAAFAPQLPLVVVVGPKKWEPAEAEQIYDQLTEAGIADLIAVVEDDAPDEAAESDDPVMAA, encoded by the coding sequence CGCCGAGGTCGATCTCGGCGCGCTCGGCCGCTCGCTGTGGGAAAAGCGGAAGTGGATTTTGGCGCCCACGCTGGTTGCGGCGGCGGTGACCTTCGTCGCCGTCAACCTGATGACGCCGGTCTACACCTCGGAATCGCGCATCCTGGTCGAAAACCGCGAGTCCGCCGCCTTCCGCCTGGAGATCGAGCGCACCAGCGTGGCCGACCGCACGCTGGTCGATCCGGAGGCGGTGACCAGCCAGGTCCAGCTTCTGCTATCGCGCGACCTTGGCCGGCAGGTGGTGAAAGAGCTCAAGCTTGACGAGAGGCCCGAGTTCAATTCCGGCGGGTCGCTGCTGTCGTTGTTGCTTCGTCTGGTCGGTCTTGGCGACGATTCGCGCGCAGCAGAAGAGCGCGTGCTGAAGGCCTATTTCGATCGGCTCAGGGTCTATCCCATCGACAAGTCGCGGGTGATCGCGGTCGAGTTCGAATCGCGCGATCGCGATCTGGCCGCGAAAGTCGCCAACGCGGTCGCCGAGACCTATCTCGGGCTGCAGCAGCTCGCCAAGCAGGACACCACCCGCCAGGCGTCGAACTGGCTGCAGGGCGAAATCGAAAAGTTGCGCAAGAAGGTGGCCGAGGCGGAGGGCCGCGTCGAGGCGTTCCGCACTCAGGCCAACCTGTTCGTCGGCGTCAACAACACCCAATTGTCCAACCAGCAGCTTTCGGAGCTGAACACCCAGCTTGGCACGTCGCGCGCCCAGAAGTCCGATGCGGAAGCGAAGGCGCGGTCGATCCGCGGGATGCTCGCCTCCGGCCGACCGATCGAGGTTTCGGAAATCCTCAATTCCGAGCTGATCCGGCGCCTGGTCGAGCAACGCGTCACGCTCACGGCCGTGCTGGCGGAGCAGTCATCGACGCTGCTCGGCCAGCATCCGCGCATCAAGGAACTGCGCGCCCAGATTTCCGCGCTCGAGGGCCAGATCCGCCGTGAGGCGGACCGGATGGTGCGGGCGTTCGAGAGCGACGCCCGCATCGCCGAAGCGCGCGAGCAGCAGCTGGCGAAAGACCTCGAGCAGATGAAGCGTCAGGCCGCCGGCTCCAACGAGCAGGACGTGCACCTTCGCGCGCTCGAACGAGAGGCGAAGGCGCAACGCGACCTGCTCGAATCCTACCTGGCGCGCTATCGTGACTCGGCGGCGCGCGACACGCTGTCGGCGCTGCCGGCGGACGCGCGCATCATCTCGCGGGCGACGCCCTCCAACGTGCCGAGCTTCCCCAAGAAGCTGCCGATTATAGCCCTGGTCACGCTTACGGTGCTGGTGTTGTCGGCCGGCCTTCTCGTCAGCGCGGAGCTGTTTTCCGGACGCACGCCGCCGTCGTCGCCGCCGAATCGAAGCGGCAGGACGGCGCCCGATGCCGAAGCGACCCGGACCGAGCTGGGCGAGGCGTCCGCCCCGGCTCCAGGCGCTCCCACACTGTCCGACCTCGTCCGGGAGCGAGGGGCGGGCATGGTCGCGGTCGCGCCGGCCAACGGCAGTGTCGATGCGAGCCCGATCGTCGTCCGGCTTGCCCGCGGCCTCGCCGTGAGCGGCCGCGCCGTGCTGATCGAACTCGATCCGCGTCAGACCGGCGCGAGCCTGGTCGGCGATCCGGCCGCGCCTGGCGTGGTGGATCTGGTGCGCGGCACCGCGTCGTTCGGGCAGGTAATCCAGCGCGACCGCACGTCGCGCCTCCACATCGTTCCGACCGGGGCGCCGTCGCCGGAGATCGAGGACCTGCTGGCCGCCGACCGGCTGGTGGTGGCGCTGTCGGCGCTGGCCCAGACCTACGACCACGTCATCCTGGCGGCGCCGCCGGCGACGGCGTTGGCCAAGGCGGCGTTTGCGCCGCAATTGCCGCTGGTGGTCGTGGTCGGTCCGAAAAAATGGGAACCGGCGGAGGCCGAGCAGATCTACGATCAGCTGACGGAAGCCGGCATCGCCGATCTGATCGCGGTGGTGGAGGACGATGCTCCCGACGAGGCTGCGGAGTCGGACGATCCGGTTATGGCAGCCTAA
- a CDS encoding GNAT family N-acetyltransferase produces the protein MDLREDNCVTLGSTEATLPCRSAAVATGSSALAELRIFTNLAAAEPMWRALEREVVFPACQRFDILALWLRHVGTLAGVEPMIVIGFDGTGRPSMLWPLGRRRVGPFWVAEPLGGTHVNYNFGLWRKSLAESLDAAAVADLLARIAKLGVRVDVLAIERQPSAWDGVTNPLRLLPHQPAPSYGWRAQLESDPAAYLARLMSPDTRHNFRRKERKLARNPGYRYHRTETPEEAARAIDAYFAQKAARLRRAGIANVFAEPGVEAFLRAAVQHGLSDGRPLLECHVLECDTEVIAFCGVLRDDRRVSALLLSITGSENARWSPGVVLLIHLVSECCAAGYDWFDLGVGEAGYKGWFCDEAEALFDSFLPLTLSGGVLAAGRAGQNALKRRIKQSPRLWATVQSVRRRLFGAGCSAEETR, from the coding sequence ATGGATTTGCGTGAGGACAACTGCGTGACGTTGGGTTCAACCGAGGCCACGTTGCCGTGCCGGTCGGCTGCTGTGGCCACGGGCAGCTCGGCGCTGGCGGAATTGAGGATATTTACCAACCTCGCCGCGGCAGAGCCGATGTGGCGGGCATTGGAGCGTGAGGTCGTGTTTCCGGCCTGCCAACGCTTCGACATTCTGGCGCTGTGGCTGCGCCACGTCGGCACATTGGCTGGCGTCGAGCCGATGATCGTGATCGGATTCGACGGCACCGGACGACCTTCCATGCTGTGGCCCCTCGGCCGGCGCCGGGTTGGTCCGTTTTGGGTTGCCGAGCCTCTTGGCGGAACGCACGTCAACTACAATTTCGGCTTGTGGCGGAAAAGCCTCGCCGAAAGCCTGGACGCTGCCGCGGTGGCCGATCTTCTCGCCCGCATCGCCAAGCTGGGGGTGCGAGTTGACGTGCTCGCAATCGAGCGCCAGCCGTCGGCCTGGGACGGCGTCACCAACCCATTGCGCCTGCTGCCACACCAGCCGGCGCCGAGCTATGGCTGGCGCGCCCAGTTGGAGAGCGACCCGGCCGCCTATCTGGCGCGACTGATGTCGCCGGATACCCGCCACAATTTCCGTCGCAAGGAACGCAAGCTCGCGCGGAACCCCGGCTATCGCTACCACCGCACAGAAACCCCTGAAGAGGCCGCGCGGGCGATCGATGCCTATTTCGCCCAAAAGGCCGCGCGGCTGCGCAGGGCCGGCATCGCCAACGTGTTTGCCGAGCCCGGCGTCGAGGCCTTCCTGCGCGCGGCGGTGCAGCACGGCCTTTCCGACGGCCGGCCGTTGCTGGAGTGCCACGTGCTGGAATGCGACACCGAGGTGATCGCGTTCTGCGGCGTGCTGCGCGATGACCGGCGCGTATCCGCCTTGCTGCTGTCGATCACCGGCTCGGAGAACGCGCGCTGGAGCCCCGGCGTCGTGCTGCTGATCCACCTCGTCTCCGAGTGCTGCGCGGCGGGTTACGATTGGTTCGACCTCGGTGTCGGCGAGGCCGGCTACAAAGGTTGGTTCTGCGACGAAGCCGAAGCGCTGTTCGATTCCTTCCTGCCGCTGACGCTGAGCGGTGGGGTGCTGGCGGCTGGACGAGCCGGCCAGAACGCGCTCAAGCGCCGCATCAAGCAGTCGCCGCGTCTGTGGGCAACGGTCCAATCGGTCCGCCGCCGGCTGTTCGGCGCCGGCTGCTCGGCCGAAGAGACACGGTAA
- the groL gene encoding chaperonin GroEL (60 kDa chaperone family; promotes refolding of misfolded polypeptides especially under stressful conditions; forms two stacked rings of heptamers to form a barrel-shaped 14mer; ends can be capped by GroES; misfolded proteins enter the barrel where they are refolded when GroES binds): MAAKDVKFSTDARDRLLRGVDILANAVKVTLGPKGRNVVLEKSYGAPRITKDGVTVAKEIELEDKFENMGAQMVREVASKSSDLAGDGTTTATVLAQAIVKEGVKSVAAGMNPMDLKRGIDLAVEAVVADLKKNSKKVTSNDEIAQVGTISANGDAEIGGFLADAMKRVGNEGVITVEEAKSLATELDVVEGMQFDRGYVSPYFVTNAEKMRVEFDDAYILIYEKKLSGLQELLPLLEAVVQTSKPLVIVAEDVEGEALATLVVNKLRGGLKVAAVKAPGFGDRRKAMLQDIAILTGGTAISEDLGLKLENVTLTHLGRAKKVVIEKENTTIVDGAGQKADIDARVAQIKAQIEDTTSDYDREKLQERLAKLAGGVAVLRVGGATEVEVKERKDRVDDALHATRAAVEEGILPGGGVALLRATKVLDGIPVANADQKTGIEIVRKALSWPARQIALNAGEDGSVIVGKILDDATYVFGFDAQSGQYGNLVAKGIIDPTKVVRAALQNAASIAGLLITTEAMVAELPKKAAAPAMPGGGMGGMGGMDY; the protein is encoded by the coding sequence ATGGCTGCGAAAGACGTGAAATTCTCTACCGACGCGCGCGACCGGCTGCTGCGCGGCGTCGACATCCTGGCCAATGCCGTGAAGGTGACGCTCGGCCCCAAGGGCCGCAACGTCGTCCTCGAGAAGTCCTACGGCGCACCGCGCATCACCAAGGACGGCGTCACCGTCGCCAAGGAGATCGAGCTCGAGGACAAGTTCGAGAACATGGGCGCCCAGATGGTGCGCGAGGTGGCCTCCAAGTCGTCCGACCTCGCCGGCGACGGCACCACCACCGCCACCGTGCTGGCCCAGGCCATCGTGAAGGAAGGCGTCAAGTCGGTCGCCGCCGGCATGAACCCGATGGATTTGAAGCGCGGCATCGACCTTGCGGTCGAAGCGGTGGTCGCGGACCTCAAGAAGAACTCCAAGAAGGTCACCTCCAACGACGAGATCGCCCAGGTCGGCACCATTTCCGCCAATGGTGACGCCGAGATCGGCGGCTTCCTCGCCGACGCCATGAAGCGGGTCGGCAATGAGGGCGTGATCACGGTCGAGGAGGCCAAGAGCCTCGCCACCGAGCTCGACGTCGTCGAGGGCATGCAGTTCGACCGCGGCTACGTATCGCCCTACTTCGTCACCAATGCCGAGAAGATGCGCGTCGAGTTCGACGACGCCTACATCCTGATCTACGAGAAGAAGCTGTCGGGCCTGCAGGAGCTGCTGCCGCTGCTCGAAGCGGTGGTGCAAACCTCCAAGCCGCTCGTCATCGTCGCCGAGGACGTCGAGGGCGAGGCGCTCGCCACCCTCGTCGTCAACAAGCTGCGCGGCGGCCTGAAAGTGGCGGCGGTCAAGGCGCCGGGCTTCGGCGATCGCCGCAAGGCCATGCTGCAGGACATCGCCATTCTCACCGGCGGCACCGCCATCAGCGAGGACCTCGGCCTCAAGCTTGAGAATGTCACGCTGACTCACCTTGGCCGCGCCAAGAAGGTGGTGATTGAGAAAGAGAACACCACCATCGTCGACGGCGCCGGCCAGAAGGCCGACATCGACGCCCGCGTCGCGCAGATCAAGGCGCAGATCGAGGACACCACCTCGGACTACGACCGTGAGAAGCTGCAGGAGCGCCTGGCCAAGCTCGCCGGCGGCGTCGCGGTTCTCCGCGTCGGCGGCGCCACCGAGGTGGAGGTGAAGGAGCGCAAGGATCGCGTTGACGATGCCCTGCACGCCACCCGCGCCGCGGTCGAAGAAGGCATCCTGCCGGGCGGCGGCGTCGCACTGCTGCGCGCCACCAAGGTGCTCGACGGCATCCCGGTCGCCAACGCCGACCAGAAGACCGGCATTGAGATCGTGCGCAAGGCACTGTCCTGGCCGGCCCGCCAGATCGCGCTCAATGCCGGCGAAGACGGCTCGGTGATCGTCGGCAAGATCCTCGACGACGCAACCTATGTCTTTGGCTTCGACGCCCAGTCTGGCCAGTACGGCAATCTGGTCGCCAAGGGCATCATCGACCCGACCAAGGTGGTGCGCGCCGCGCTGCAGAACGCCGCCTCGATCGCCGGCCTCTTGATCACCACCGAGGCGATGGTCGCCGAGCTGCCGAAGAAGGCGGCCGCGCCGGCAATGCCGGGCGGCGGCATGGGCGGCATGGGTGGCATGGACTACTGA
- the groES gene encoding co-chaperone GroES — protein MKFRPLHDRVVVKRIDAEQKTAGGIIIPDTAKEKPQQGEILAVGPGARDEAGKLVPLDLKAGDRVLFGKWSGTEVKIDGVEVLIMKESDIMGVIEGTDSAKKAA, from the coding sequence ATGAAGTTCCGGCCGCTCCATGACCGCGTCGTGGTCAAACGCATCGACGCTGAGCAGAAGACCGCCGGGGGGATCATCATTCCCGATACGGCGAAGGAAAAGCCCCAGCAGGGCGAGATCCTGGCCGTGGGCCCGGGCGCGCGCGACGAAGCGGGCAAGCTGGTCCCGCTCGACCTCAAGGCTGGAGACCGCGTGCTGTTCGGCAAGTGGTCCGGCACCGAAGTCAAGATCGACGGCGTCGAGGTTCTGATCATGAAGGAATCCGACATCATGGGCGTGATCGAAGGCACCGACAGCGCCAAGAAGGCTGCCTGA
- a CDS encoding 3-hydroxybutyrate dehydrogenase, with the protein MLKGKVAVVTGSTSGIGLGIARALAAEGADIMMNGFGDAGEIETLRAGMAAEFGVRVAFNGADLAKPAETRGLIEAAIAELGKVDILVNNAGIQFVSPVEDFPDEQWERVIAINLSAAFYGTKYALPGMKSRNWGRIINVASAHGLAASPNKSAYVAAKHGVVGLTKVVALETAETGVTANAICPGWVLTPLVQKQIDALAARKGLSDAEASRDLLSEKQPSKTFVTPEQIAALAVFICSDAAANLRGAAINMDGGWLAQ; encoded by the coding sequence ATGCTGAAGGGAAAGGTGGCGGTGGTGACCGGCTCCACCAGCGGTATCGGGCTGGGCATCGCCCGGGCGCTGGCGGCGGAGGGCGCCGACATCATGATGAACGGGTTCGGCGACGCCGGCGAGATCGAGACGCTGCGCGCCGGCATGGCTGCCGAGTTCGGGGTGCGGGTGGCCTTCAACGGCGCCGATCTCGCCAAGCCGGCCGAGACGCGCGGCCTGATCGAGGCCGCCATCGCCGAGCTCGGCAAGGTCGATATCCTGGTCAACAATGCCGGCATCCAATTCGTCTCGCCGGTCGAGGACTTTCCCGATGAGCAGTGGGAGCGGGTGATCGCGATCAATCTGTCGGCGGCATTCTACGGCACCAAATATGCGTTGCCGGGGATGAAGAGCCGCAATTGGGGCCGCATCATCAACGTCGCCTCGGCACACGGCTTGGCGGCCTCGCCCAACAAGTCGGCTTATGTCGCGGCCAAGCATGGCGTGGTCGGCCTGACCAAGGTGGTGGCGCTGGAGACCGCGGAAACCGGGGTTACCGCCAACGCCATCTGTCCCGGCTGGGTGCTGACGCCGCTGGTGCAGAAGCAGATCGACGCGCTTGCCGCGCGCAAGGGCCTCAGCGATGCCGAGGCGAGCCGCGATCTGCTGAGCGAAAAGCAGCCGTCGAAGACGTTCGTCACGCCCGAGCAGATTGCTGCCCTGGCGGTGTTCATCTGCTCGGACGCGGCCGCCAATCTGCGCGGCGCTGCCATCAACATGGATGGCGGCTGGCTGGCGCAGTGA
- a CDS encoding usg protein, whose protein sequence is MVSDDFRRQVAGYGLTTANICYRRSDFPAILQTFIWQDYDLYPKFPSLTKFLNFWESELEGPLHSVTVAHSRLIGPAEFKIVDGMFRLH, encoded by the coding sequence ATGGTGAGTGATGATTTCAGGCGTCAGGTCGCGGGCTATGGGCTGACGACGGCCAATATCTGCTATCGTCGGTCGGATTTTCCCGCCATTCTCCAGACGTTTATCTGGCAGGACTATGATCTTTATCCAAAGTTCCCGTCGCTGACCAAGTTTTTGAATTTCTGGGAAAGCGAACTGGAAGGGCCGTTGCACTCGGTGACCGTCGCCCATTCGCGGCTGATCGGGCCAGCCGAATTCAAAATCGTCGACGGCATGTTCCGGCTGCATTGA
- a CDS encoding exopolysaccharide biosynthesis protein, which translates to MSAAGRRTSELLSELAVGDPDETITFGEVFHRLEHKAFGALFLVLAIPNCFPMVPGVSVITGVAVLLLALQLASGLEEPWLPSAIRHKGFARGAFARVLGKTLPWIVRVEQLASPRLQILTSGTGRRVFGAMIAVLAVAMMLPVPFIGNIPPGIAIAVLSLGLLEHDGRVVAVGYAVGTVAIIVVAGMLAGLMIGFEAIVF; encoded by the coding sequence ATGTCCGCCGCCGGTCGCCGCACGTCCGAACTTTTGTCTGAGCTGGCGGTGGGTGATCCCGACGAAACCATCACCTTCGGCGAAGTTTTCCATCGCCTTGAGCACAAGGCGTTCGGCGCGCTGTTCCTGGTGCTGGCGATTCCCAACTGCTTCCCGATGGTGCCCGGCGTATCGGTGATCACGGGTGTTGCGGTGCTGCTGCTGGCACTGCAGCTGGCGTCCGGGCTCGAGGAGCCGTGGCTGCCGTCGGCGATCCGGCACAAGGGGTTCGCTCGCGGTGCGTTCGCCCGCGTTCTCGGCAAGACGCTGCCGTGGATCGTCCGCGTCGAGCAGCTCGCCTCGCCTCGGCTGCAAATTCTCACCTCCGGCACTGGCCGGCGCGTGTTCGGCGCCATGATCGCGGTGCTGGCGGTGGCGATGATGCTGCCGGTGCCGTTCATCGGCAATATCCCGCCGGGCATCGCCATTGCGGTGCTCTCGCTCGGCCTGCTGGAGCACGACGGCCGGGTGGTTGCGGTGGGCTATGCGGTGGGGACGGTGGCGATTATCGTGGTGGCCGGCATGTTGGCGGGCCTGATGATCGGCTTCGAGGCCATCGTGTTCTGA